One window of Microbacterium sp. Root61 genomic DNA carries:
- a CDS encoding CHAT domain-containing protein has translation MPARAQDSKNPGDLSSRSSELHRNEDGGIAQALQRWPIAEQLLMRPSEGDDLSDVPDGAQLIGLIDDAVDLVAAARATGDRVSLATAIHNLEVARRTAPGVLMDTVLVNLGMALNTRFEMDGNIADLSEAVVVSRDAVKLTPVADPRRAGRVSNLGVALKWRYEFGGGELADLQESIACQREAAELTAQKDPERSKFATNLANTLLMRFGHTAAAPDLDESIGWFEAALAATPVTHPRLARRRANLANALSSRYDLLGARTDLDAAVSLLQQAVAATAPNDPALAADLSNLGNAFLSDYERTGSYASLDTAVLHLEGSIARTARNDPQLPHRLSNLASALSARGSLTSSLADFDAAISATDRALGSLTDDQPAFARVFFNFGSLLRSRFSVSGDLIDLDAAIEYMHAAISALPPAAPLLCVVRTTLGKAIEDRAEITGSQTDLGSALTEYLAAMRVDTAAPMDRCVAAMRAAALSTAQDASACYAEAITLLPSVLQPWLDRTDTLARVAALSGLGMNAAAAYLATDQPRQALSAVEHGRALTLSGLIQLRGDFDKLQTAHPETADRLSALLKVLNAPRKLRAADAARDLSAQENSRRREAQSQLTPVLERIRTQPGFEQFFLPPDPDQLVAGGREGPIVVVNVARTRCDALVVNDGDVDVVELKDLTAADCADAAMALLSATDQLFAPDVPDKAFAAAEADLIRLLAWAWDRIADPVLTHLGFSAPRSDSEYGAWPRIWWVPTGPLTVFPMHAAGYHSASNAGEPARERTVMDRVVSSTVPSISALLHARTRPLADLQPRALLLAMPTTPGLPELESVIDEVERVARLIPRADVTMIGVDPSQQTGEPSRRTVLGLLPTHAWTHFACHGEANPTDPAKSNLVLADHQSDPLTVEDIVGLKLEQAQLAYFSACTTARPGRKVLDEPVHFAAAALLAGYRHAIGTLWPIPDRPHSAETIYRILSSDGFDWTAASAAVAVHTAVHGERRAFPDQPQYWAALLHQGP, from the coding sequence ATGCCGGCACGGGCACAGGACAGCAAGAACCCAGGAGATCTCAGTTCGCGGAGTTCCGAACTCCATCGAAACGAGGACGGCGGTATCGCCCAAGCACTGCAACGGTGGCCAATTGCCGAGCAATTGTTGATGAGGCCTAGCGAAGGAGACGACTTGTCCGACGTCCCTGACGGAGCGCAGTTGATCGGCCTGATCGATGACGCCGTCGATCTCGTGGCGGCGGCGCGAGCCACCGGCGATCGTGTGTCCCTTGCGACGGCGATCCACAACCTCGAAGTCGCACGGCGTACAGCGCCGGGCGTGTTGATGGATACGGTGCTCGTGAATCTCGGGATGGCGTTGAACACCAGGTTTGAGATGGATGGAAATATCGCCGACCTGTCCGAGGCCGTCGTGGTCTCTCGCGACGCTGTCAAACTCACACCGGTCGCGGACCCTCGCCGCGCCGGTCGCGTCTCGAATCTTGGCGTGGCTCTCAAGTGGCGCTACGAATTCGGGGGAGGCGAGCTGGCAGACCTGCAGGAGTCGATCGCCTGTCAGCGAGAAGCGGCTGAACTCACAGCCCAGAAAGATCCCGAACGCTCGAAGTTCGCCACGAATCTTGCCAACACTCTACTCATGCGATTTGGGCACACGGCGGCCGCCCCCGATCTCGATGAGTCCATCGGCTGGTTTGAGGCGGCGCTGGCCGCAACACCAGTGACTCACCCACGTCTCGCGCGGCGGCGCGCGAACCTGGCTAATGCGCTGAGCTCACGGTACGACCTCCTCGGTGCCCGCACGGATCTCGATGCCGCTGTCTCCCTTCTTCAGCAGGCGGTTGCGGCGACGGCTCCGAACGATCCTGCGCTCGCGGCCGACCTGTCCAACTTGGGCAACGCATTCTTGTCTGATTACGAGCGGACAGGAAGCTATGCGAGCCTCGACACGGCGGTCCTTCACCTAGAAGGATCAATTGCAAGGACAGCGCGCAACGATCCGCAACTGCCGCATCGTCTTTCGAATCTCGCCTCAGCTCTCAGTGCCCGTGGCAGTTTGACTTCGTCCCTCGCTGACTTCGACGCGGCGATCTCAGCGACCGATCGAGCGCTGGGCTCGCTGACCGACGATCAGCCGGCTTTTGCGCGCGTGTTTTTCAACTTTGGGTCGCTTCTCAGGTCGCGTTTCAGCGTCAGCGGCGACCTCATAGACCTAGACGCCGCGATCGAGTACATGCATGCGGCCATCAGCGCCCTGCCGCCCGCCGCGCCATTACTCTGCGTTGTTCGGACAACGTTGGGGAAGGCGATCGAGGACCGCGCCGAGATCACTGGATCCCAAACTGATCTGGGCTCAGCACTGACGGAGTATCTGGCAGCCATGCGGGTGGATACGGCGGCCCCGATGGATCGGTGTGTCGCAGCGATGAGGGCGGCCGCCCTGTCGACCGCCCAGGATGCCTCCGCCTGCTATGCGGAGGCCATCACGCTCCTCCCTTCCGTCCTCCAGCCCTGGCTCGATCGAACCGACACACTGGCGCGCGTCGCGGCGCTCAGCGGACTCGGCATGAATGCCGCCGCGGCGTACCTCGCGACTGACCAGCCGCGACAGGCGCTGTCGGCTGTGGAGCACGGACGGGCTCTCACCCTCAGCGGGCTCATTCAGCTTCGTGGTGACTTCGACAAGCTCCAAACTGCACATCCAGAGACGGCAGATCGCCTGAGTGCGCTGCTGAAGGTGCTGAATGCTCCGCGAAAACTACGCGCCGCAGACGCTGCACGGGACCTCTCGGCACAGGAGAACAGTCGACGCCGTGAGGCGCAATCCCAACTCACGCCTGTCCTCGAGCGGATCCGAACTCAGCCAGGTTTTGAGCAGTTCTTCTTGCCTCCCGACCCTGACCAACTGGTCGCAGGTGGGCGGGAGGGGCCGATCGTAGTCGTGAATGTCGCGCGCACGCGTTGTGACGCACTCGTGGTCAATGACGGCGATGTGGACGTGGTCGAGCTCAAGGACCTCACAGCTGCTGACTGTGCAGACGCGGCCATGGCCCTGCTCAGTGCTACCGATCAGCTATTTGCCCCAGATGTACCCGATAAGGCGTTCGCCGCGGCAGAGGCAGACCTCATCCGCCTACTTGCTTGGGCGTGGGACCGGATCGCCGATCCCGTTCTGACACACCTCGGGTTCTCTGCACCGAGATCGGATAGCGAGTATGGCGCCTGGCCTCGCATCTGGTGGGTTCCGACCGGTCCCCTCACGGTCTTCCCGATGCATGCGGCCGGGTATCACTCTGCCAGTAATGCCGGGGAGCCGGCGCGCGAGCGGACGGTAATGGATCGTGTCGTCTCAAGCACTGTGCCTTCGATCAGTGCGCTCCTTCACGCTCGGACGCGGCCTCTCGCCGACCTTCAACCGCGCGCTCTTCTGCTGGCGATGCCGACCACCCCTGGGCTCCCCGAACTCGAAAGTGTGATTGACGAAGTGGAGCGTGTGGCACGGCTGATCCCACGCGCAGACGTCACGATGATTGGGGTCGATCCATCTCAGCAAACCGGCGAGCCTTCGCGGCGAACCGTGCTCGGGCTACTCCCGACGCACGCGTGGACGCACTTCGCGTGTCACGGCGAGGCGAACCCCACCGACCCGGCAAAGTCAAACCTCGTCCTCGCCGATCACCAGAGTGACCCGCTGACGGTCGAGGACATCGTCGGGCTGAAACTGGAGCAGGCACAACTCGCATACTTCTCCGCGTGCACTACCGCGCGCCCGGGTCGCAAGGTGCTCGATGAACCCGTCCACTTCGCTGCGGCGGCCCTTCTCGCTGGTTATCGGCACGCCATCGGCACATTGTGGCCGATCCCCGATCGTCCCCATTCTGCCGAGACTATTTACCGGATCCTGTCCTCGGATGGATTCGACTGGACGGCGGCCTCAGCTGCAGTTGCGGTTCACACTGCAGTGCATGGAGAGCGCCGAGCCTTCCCAGACCAACCCCAATATTGGGCTGCACTCCTGCATCAAGGCCCGTAG